In Stenotrophomonas sp. ESTM1D_MKCIP4_1, a single genomic region encodes these proteins:
- a CDS encoding replication-associated recombination protein A, protein MRPRTLDEMVGQKRLLAPESALRRAVESGRVHSMILWGPPGCGKTTLSLLLAEYSDAEFRAISAVLSGLPEVRQVLAEAAQRFAEGRRTVLFVDEVHRFNKAQQDAFLPHIERGTILFVGATTENPSFELNSALLSRCRVHVLEGVSPTDIVEALDRALGDRERGLGEERIDVAPELLLEIATAADGDVRRALTLLEIAAELAGGEGGRITPQTLTQVLADRTRRFDKGGEQFYDQISALHKSVRSSNPDAALYWLTRMLDGGCDPSYLARRLTRMAIEDIGLADPRAQSMALEAWDIYERLGSPEGELAFAQLVLYLASTAKSNAGYAAFNQAKADVRESGTEEVPLHLRNAPTKLMKELGYGAEYQYDHDAEGGIALDQTGFPDAMGERVYYQPVPRGLEIKLKEKLDRLRAEREAARAAKGR, encoded by the coding sequence ATGCGCCCGCGCACGCTTGACGAAATGGTGGGGCAGAAGCGCCTGCTGGCGCCTGAGAGCGCGCTGCGCCGTGCGGTCGAATCGGGCCGCGTGCATTCGATGATCCTGTGGGGCCCGCCGGGCTGCGGCAAGACGACGCTTTCGCTGCTGCTGGCCGAGTATTCCGATGCCGAGTTCCGCGCCATCTCGGCGGTACTGTCCGGTCTTCCGGAGGTGCGCCAGGTGCTGGCCGAGGCCGCGCAGCGTTTTGCCGAGGGCCGGCGCACCGTGCTGTTCGTCGACGAAGTGCACCGCTTCAACAAGGCGCAGCAGGATGCGTTCCTGCCGCACATCGAGCGCGGCACCATCCTGTTTGTGGGCGCCACTACCGAAAACCCGTCCTTCGAGCTGAACTCGGCGCTGCTGTCGCGCTGTCGCGTGCACGTACTGGAAGGCGTTTCGCCCACCGATATCGTCGAGGCGCTGGATCGCGCACTGGGTGATCGCGAGCGCGGCCTGGGCGAAGAGCGCATCGACGTTGCCCCCGAACTGCTGCTGGAAATCGCCACCGCCGCCGATGGTGATGTGCGTCGCGCCCTCACCCTGCTGGAAATCGCGGCCGAACTGGCCGGTGGGGAAGGGGGGCGGATCACCCCGCAGACCCTGACCCAGGTGCTGGCCGACCGCACGCGTCGTTTCGACAAGGGCGGCGAGCAGTTCTACGACCAGATCTCGGCGCTGCACAAATCGGTGCGCAGCTCCAACCCGGATGCCGCGCTGTACTGGTTGACCCGGATGCTCGATGGCGGCTGCGATCCCTCCTATCTGGCACGCCGTTTGACGCGCATGGCCATCGAGGATATCGGCTTGGCCGATCCGCGCGCGCAGAGCATGGCGCTGGAGGCATGGGACATCTACGAGCGCTTGGGCAGTCCGGAGGGCGAGCTGGCGTTCGCCCAGCTGGTGCTGTACCTGGCCAGTACCGCCAAGTCGAACGCCGGCTATGCCGCGTTCAACCAGGCCAAGGCCGACGTGCGCGAAAGCGGCACGGAAGAAGTGCCGCTGCACCTGCGCAATGCACCCACCAAGCTGATGAAGGAACTCGGCTACGGTGCCGAGTACCAGTACGACCACGACGCCGAGGGCGGAATTGCCTTGGACCAGACCGGGTTCCCGGATGCCATGGGTGAACGGGTGTACTACCAGCCGGTCCCGCGCGGGTTGGAAATCAAGCTGAAGGAAAAGCTGGATCGGCTGCGCGCGGAGCGTGAGGCCGCGCGAGCAGCAAAAGGCCGCTGA